The sequence GAACAGCCGCAGAACCTATGCTATCATAACTGAGTTTGCGGAATAGTTCGCCGAAACCGGGCAAAATCTTTCTTAACATGGGACTGACAGTTTCAATCGTTACGTCCTTAGGTGCAATTCCTGTACCGCCACAAACAATAACAGCAGCCACAGCCTTATCTTGCAAAGCTTCTTCAACTGCCTTTTTGATCATCCTTTCTTCGTCCGGCACCATAACGCGAGAAATAATCTTGTGACCATGCTCCATTAGCGTTTGAGCGATCAAGTCGCCTGAGGAGTCATCTATATGCTTGTCCTCATGCAAACGTGCGAAGCGAGACGTACTACACATAACAAGGGCGAAACCAAGTTTGGCTGGGGCTTCAGCTTTGTGTTTACGTGAAGATTCACTCACTCTTCCTTCACCTTGCGTAAAACCCTGACGTCTCCGATGACTGTTGTAGGGTACTGACCTTTGCGGTCTTTCTCATATTGTTTGGTCATATCCCAAACTGTCAAAAGCGCAACA is a genomic window of Candidatus Bathyarchaeota archaeon containing:
- a CDS encoding MogA/MoaB family molybdenum cofactor biosynthesis protein, with amino-acid sequence MSESSRKHKAEAPAKLGFALVMCSTSRFARLHEDKHIDDSSGDLIAQTLMEHGHKIISRVMVPDEERMIKKAVEEALQDKAVAAVIVCGGTGIAPKDVTIETVSPMLRKILPGFGELFRKLSYDSIGSAAVLSRAVAGIVKRNVVFCIPGSIDAVKLCLDKLILPETGHIVKHTREKP